The Bacteroidota bacterium genome includes a region encoding these proteins:
- a CDS encoding TonB-dependent receptor produces MKILKELFLGLLLVSLFSVTGLAQSGVGKLTGKVVDSKSKEAIIGANVKILGTRLGAASDINGMYFVLNINPGTYSVEVSYVGYGTKTFQGIRIVAGITEELNVELSSGVTLDEVVIVDKKFFEEKSTNTTKVYDAEEIQKLPVKGVENIAGLNAGVVMTEGSGGASGNATLNVRGGRGGEVLYIVDGVPQNDLYSGVNYSQVSNAAIEQISFQIGGYEAKYGQAQSGIVNVTTKSGNPFYTFFGDVLTSSFTDKYGYNLYTATLGGPYIPGNGDHTFFLSAERGWFLDQDPSAIALEVPSVGLNSATRPNSSASVWRFTGRTTHRLSESWTVRIGANINFREFNAYTHSYIKSNAEHNPLVKRENYSLSARISQNVSKNAFWNLNVGYKLYKNEQGDGIWFNNLEAYGDSIANAARGVTLPFNGGRVNFDEYGIFSKFGRVNNGYFLNNNSALTADFDFTAQMGKHLLEAGGGFNYTTIRLYSIGPVGLASDNLKGLPDQERYRRLQPTAIGYDFTGKTLTSKGDANEPKLPLLAYAYLQDRFELSDMVLNVGIRFDYFDTKADILRDPLYPYIFGDPNNFDAADFVSKEAEIYFSPRIGLGFPVSANTVFHAQYGKFIQQPSLDQIYTTYQDLGSLVTDNNLGVNNGHVKSEITTQYEIGFRHVVSDLAAVNLTAFYKNTEGLVNSATVFFRRSEGGELLRYITPTNTDFGTIKGLALSLDVSRISYFSFSLNYTYSIAEGTGSSTGSSFTAAFRNNNGEIPKVIAPLDFDQRHTGVVNIDFFVPQGQLGFLENLAANLLLRFNSGRPYTPLESQNLLAGATNYGDTKGYVNSAYGPGNFRVDFKIEKAFKISNFILTPYLWIENLLDSDNPVSVYQSSGDPYTTGWINTLEGQRTAASTPNPAIYKSDYRAFERNPGNFGIPRLIKLGFKVNFTSQSGK; encoded by the coding sequence ATGAAGATTTTGAAAGAACTCTTTTTAGGACTTCTGTTAGTTTCGCTCTTCTCGGTAACCGGCTTGGCGCAATCCGGTGTCGGAAAACTTACCGGGAAGGTAGTTGATTCCAAATCAAAAGAAGCTATCATCGGAGCAAATGTTAAAATTTTAGGTACCAGACTTGGTGCCGCATCAGACATTAACGGTATGTATTTCGTGTTGAATATCAACCCGGGAACATACAGTGTCGAAGTTTCATATGTTGGTTACGGAACAAAAACATTCCAAGGAATAAGAATTGTTGCCGGTATCACAGAGGAACTTAATGTTGAACTTTCTTCAGGTGTCACACTTGACGAAGTGGTAATTGTTGACAAGAAATTCTTTGAAGAGAAGTCAACTAACACCACAAAAGTCTATGATGCTGAAGAAATTCAGAAATTGCCTGTGAAAGGTGTTGAGAACATAGCCGGTTTGAACGCCGGTGTTGTAATGACTGAAGGCTCCGGCGGAGCTTCCGGTAATGCAACCCTAAATGTCAGAGGTGGTAGAGGCGGAGAAGTTCTCTATATCGTTGACGGTGTACCTCAGAACGACCTTTATTCAGGAGTAAACTATTCACAGGTAAGTAACGCCGCTATCGAGCAGATCTCCTTCCAGATTGGTGGATATGAAGCCAAGTATGGACAGGCTCAGTCAGGTATCGTGAATGTTACTACAAAATCAGGTAATCCGTTCTACACATTCTTTGGTGATGTTCTAACATCCTCATTTACAGATAAATACGGATATAACCTTTATACAGCCACCCTCGGTGGTCCATACATTCCCGGAAACGGCGACCACACCTTCTTCCTCTCTGCAGAAAGAGGCTGGTTCCTCGATCAGGATCCGAGCGCGATCGCGCTTGAAGTCCCTTCAGTTGGTCTAAATTCGGCAACCCGTCCAAATTCGAGTGCCAGTGTATGGAGATTTACAGGAAGAACCACTCACAGGTTGAGTGAATCCTGGACAGTCCGTATTGGAGCGAACATTAACTTCAGAGAATTTAATGCCTACACACACTCTTATATTAAGAGTAATGCTGAGCACAATCCGCTGGTAAAAAGAGAGAACTACTCACTTTCTGCCCGTATTTCTCAGAATGTAAGCAAGAATGCTTTCTGGAACCTTAATGTTGGTTACAAGCTGTATAAGAACGAACAAGGTGATGGCATATGGTTCAACAACCTTGAAGCTTACGGTGACAGTATCGCCAACGCTGCAAGAGGAGTTACACTTCCATTTAACGGTGGCAGAGTTAACTTCGACGAGTATGGTATCTTCTCAAAGTTCGGCAGAGTCAACAATGGTTACTTCCTGAACAATAACTCGGCATTAACCGCTGATTTCGACTTCACCGCACAGATGGGCAAACACCTTCTCGAAGCAGGTGGTGGTTTTAACTATACAACCATCAGACTTTATTCAATTGGACCGGTTGGTCTGGCTTCCGACAATCTTAAAGGTCTTCCCGATCAGGAAAGATACAGAAGACTTCAACCAACAGCAATTGGATATGATTTCACCGGAAAAACCCTTACATCAAAGGGCGACGCCAACGAGCCAAAGCTTCCGCTGCTTGCTTATGCATACCTGCAGGACAGATTTGAGCTTTCTGACATGGTTCTTAATGTTGGTATCAGATTCGATTATTTCGATACAAAAGCCGACATCTTAAGAGACCCGCTTTATCCTTACATTTTTGGAGACCCGAATAATTTCGATGCTGCTGACTTTGTGTCAAAAGAAGCAGAGATTTATTTCTCACCAAGAATTGGATTGGGCTTCCCTGTTAGTGCCAATACAGTATTCCATGCACAATATGGTAAATTCATTCAGCAGCCTTCACTTGATCAGATTTACACAACTTATCAGGACCTCGGTTCCCTTGTTACTGATAACAATCTTGGTGTAAACAATGGTCATGTAAAGAGCGAAATTACCACTCAGTATGAAATTGGTTTCCGTCATGTTGTAAGTGATCTTGCTGCAGTTAATCTTACTGCTTTCTACAAGAACACTGAAGGACTTGTAAACTCAGCAACCGTATTCTTCAGAAGATCTGAAGGTGGCGAGCTGTTGAGATACATCACCCCGACCAACACAGATTTTGGAACCATTAAAGGTCTTGCTCTTTCACTTGATGTTTCAAGAATCAGCTACTTCTCATTCTCGTTGAACTATACCTACTCTATTGCAGAAGGTACAGGATCATCCACAGGATCATCATTCACTGCTGCTTTCAGAAACAATAATGGTGAAATTCCAAAAGTCATTGCCCCTCTCGATTTCGATCAGAGACACACCGGTGTTGTTAACATCGATTTCTTTGTTCCACAGGGTCAGCTCGGCTTCCTCGAGAATCTTGCAGCAAATCTTTTGCTCAGATTCAACAGCGGAAGACCGTATACCCCGCTTGAGTCACAGAACCTTCTTGCCGGTGCAACAAACTATGGCGATACCAAAGGTTATGTAAACTCGGCTTACGGTCCCGGCAATTTTAGAGTGGACTTCAAAATTGAAAAAGCTTTCAAAATAAGCAATTTCATTTTGACTCCGTATCTCTGGATTGAAAACCTGTTGGATTCAGACAACCCTGTTTCAGTTTATCAATCTTCAGGCGATCCTTATACTACCGGTTGGATCAATACCCTCGAAGGTCAAAGAACTGCAGCATCGACTCCAAATCCGGCGATCTACAAATCAGATTACCGTGCATTTGAAAGAAATCCTGGCAACTTCGGTATTCCAAGACTCATAAAGCTTGGTTTCAAAGTTAACTTTACAAGTCAATCCGGTAAATAA
- a CDS encoding PorV/PorQ family protein: MKRYLSLLLILAFVLPSYAGDISRKGTTGADQLLIPVGARGIATGGAFVSSVTGMESIFYNPAGLDVDRKTEAMFSYMSYIADINISYFAAGTSLGDFGSIALSFKSMNFGDIPVTTINTPDGDGTTYSPGFLVAGLTYSKIITDRVSIGVNAKVISETIMNTNATGFALDFGVQYRFDKNLTIGAAVKNIGTNMQYSGQDLQFKTNVPGAIPGSTGGNYQAVTEPYQIPSFFELSLAYKFDFDKDNKLMLGGTFVNNNAFEDQFKLGLEYGFQDMFFVRGGYALQTANNQDNIFGVNLGAGVNYKLTDEIGVVVDYAFRQVKEFPNPNHIVTVKLSFK, translated from the coding sequence ATGAAAAGATACTTATCATTGCTGCTAATACTCGCCTTCGTACTGCCAAGCTATGCAGGTGATATATCCCGCAAGGGTACAACCGGTGCAGACCAGTTGCTTATACCTGTTGGAGCACGCGGCATAGCTACAGGAGGCGCGTTCGTATCCAGTGTTACCGGTATGGAATCTATATTCTATAATCCTGCCGGATTGGATGTTGACAGGAAAACCGAAGCGATGTTCAGCTATATGTCCTATATAGCAGACATCAACATTTCCTACTTTGCTGCGGGAACCAGCCTTGGAGATTTCGGTTCAATAGCTTTATCATTTAAATCGATGAATTTCGGTGATATTCCGGTGACAACCATCAACACACCGGATGGAGACGGAACAACCTATTCGCCAGGCTTCCTGGTTGCAGGTTTGACCTATTCGAAAATTATCACTGACAGAGTTTCCATCGGCGTCAATGCCAAGGTAATCTCTGAAACAATCATGAACACCAATGCTACCGGATTTGCTCTAGATTTTGGTGTTCAATACAGATTTGACAAGAACCTTACCATAGGTGCTGCGGTTAAGAATATCGGAACCAATATGCAGTATTCAGGTCAGGATCTTCAGTTCAAAACAAATGTACCTGGAGCTATTCCGGGATCAACAGGTGGCAACTACCAGGCTGTCACTGAACCTTACCAGATACCGAGTTTCTTTGAACTCAGTCTTGCTTACAAGTTTGACTTTGACAAAGATAACAAACTCATGCTGGGTGGTACATTTGTAAACAATAACGCTTTCGAAGACCAGTTTAAGTTGGGTCTCGAGTATGGATTCCAGGATATGTTCTTTGTTAGAGGCGGTTATGCATTGCAGACAGCCAACAATCAGGACAACATATTCGGTGTCAATCTCGGAGCCGGTGTCAACTACAAACTAACCGACGAAATCGGAGTTGTTGTAGATTATGCTTTCCGTCAGGTTAAAGAGTTCCCAAATCCAAACCACATAGTTACGGTAAAGTTATCGTTTAAGTAA